From the Phoenix dactylifera cultivar Barhee BC4 chromosome 10, palm_55x_up_171113_PBpolish2nd_filt_p, whole genome shotgun sequence genome, one window contains:
- the LOC103721928 gene encoding uncharacterized protein LOC103721928: protein MASASGALSRTLLLLLLLLLMASTSPRESLSHAASQPMVAMKPVSALKSVVLNETLLLLRRRRRLNSFRICALCTCCGGPKGLCLPSPCCYAINCNIPNRPFGFCSFTPKTCNCFGCHL from the exons ATGGCTTCTGCCTCTGGAGCCCTCTCTCgcactctcctcctcctcctcctcctcctccttatgGCTTCCACATCCCCCAGAGAATCCTTGTCTCAT GCGGCAAGCCAGCCAATGGTGGCGATGAAGCCAGTGTCGGCGCTGAAATCGGTGGTGCTCAATGAAACTCTGCTGCtgctgcggcggcggcggcggctgaaTAGCTTCCGGATATGTGCCCTCTGCACTTGCTGTGGAGGCCCCAAGGGCCTCTGCCTGCCTTCCCCCTGCTGCTACGCCATCAACTGCAACATCCCCAACAGGCCCTTTGGCTTCTGCTCCTTCACACCCAAGACTTGTAACTGCTTTGGATGCCACCTCTAA